The Deinococcus yavapaiensis KR-236 genomic sequence GGATGGCGAAGCACTTCGAGGAAGCGGGCCGCAAGATCATCTTGCCTTTCTTGGAGCAAGGCGAGCAAGGCATCGGCTTCGAAGTGAACGTCAAGCACCTCGCCTCGGCGCTTCCCGGCATGACGGTCACGGTCACGGCGACGTTCGAGCGGCAGGAGGGTCGGCGCGTGTACGCGGCGATGCAGGCCGTCAGCAGCCTCGGCGACGTGATCGGTACGGGAACCACGACCCAAGTGATCTTGCCGCAAGCCAGCATCGACGAGAACTTCGAGGCGTTGCGGCGCCGTTTCGAGAACGCGTGAAGACTCCGTACATTCGAAGGTGACGTCGACCCTGTAGGCTGCCCGTCATGAGCGCCCCGGCCGACTCCGTCCGTTTCGCCGTGTACCTCGTGCCGCCCGCCGAGGACCCGTACTACCGACTTGGCAGCGCCGCGCTCGGCTACGACGTGAGAGCACGCCGCGACGTCGAACGACTTCCCGGCACGCGCGCCGAGTGGGTGTCAAAGGCGGGTCCGTTCGGCTTCCACGCGACGATCGTCGAAGCCTTCGACTGCGCCCCTTCGAGCTTTCCGGACATCGAACGCGAAATCGAAGCGTGTCTCGCGTCCCTCTCGCCCTCGTCGGTCCTCGAACTCTCGAACGGACGTATCGAGACGTGGGACGGCGGCGAGGTGATCGTGCACCGCTTCGACCCGAACTCGGCGCTTCACGCCCTGCACGTCCTGCTGCTCGCGCGCCTGGGACGGTTCGTGACCGGCAGTTCCTTCGAGCGAGCGATGCGCTCGGGCGAGAAGTACCAAGAGCCGCACCAAAAGGCGCGCATCGCCTTGCTGCACACACCGCGCGGTCTCGACACTTGGGAGCCGCACTTCACGCTCGCCGATCCGTACGGCGGAGGCGACGCCGAAGGGCTCGCGGCAGATTTCGACGAGCGCTTCGAGTTGTACTCGACGTTGAAGTTCGACACGGTGACGTTGCTTCGCCAGAACGGAACGCAGCCGTACGAGATCGTGCGTGATTTCCCGGTGCGTGATTCCTCCGTGAACTCCGGCTCTCAGCAGACAAGTTGAGAACTGCCTAGAATGAGTTCACATGAACCTCTCTCGCGTTTTGCCCATCAAGCGGGCCGCGCACGTTTACCTCGTGCAGAACGACCATCTGCTGCTCGTGACCGAGCGCATGGACGATGGCAGCATCTTCTGGGGCCTGCCGGGCGGCAAGGCCTACGGCGGCGAATCCCTCGCGGACGCCGCCGTGCGGCAAGTGAAGGTCGAGACGGGTCTGGACGTGGAAGACCTCGATTTCGTCAGCCTGCTCGAAGGGGAGATCCTGTCGGGAAGCAAGCACCACACATACGCGACTTTCGGGCGCTTCACAGCGAAGTGCAGCGGTGACATCCACCCGACGGACCCCGAGGTGCTGGGCGCGCAATGGGTGCCGTTCGCGGACGTCTTGAACCTCGTGCGCTACGGTCCGCCGCCGGAAATCGAGGAGCGCCACCCGCTCATCTGGATTCCCACCCGCGACTTTTTGGCGGGCAATCCGCGCACGTACTACCCGATCTGAGGCCAAAGTCGATGAGCCTCGGTCGTTCTCGGCAAACGCGGCTGTACGTGCGCGGCCTCGGCGGTGAGAAGCCTCGCGTGCCCACGGACTTCGCGCGCTTGGAGCGAGCGGCGCACGAGAAGATGACGCCGCGCGGCTACGCGTACGTCGCGGGCGGCGCCGGCCTCGAAACGACCATGCGCGCCAACCGCGCCGCCTTCGAGCGCTACACCATCGTTCCGCGCGTCCTGAGAGGCTTGGACCGCCGCGATTCGTCCGTCACCCTCTTCGGACGCACGCTGCCGAGTCCGCTTCTGCTCGCTCCGATCGGCGTGTTGGAAGCGGCGCATTCCGAGGCGGACCTCGCCGTGGCGAAGGCGAGCGCCGCCACGGGCGTTCCCTTCGTGTTCTCCTCGCAAGCCTCCTCCCCGATGGAGGCGTGCGCGAAGGTCATGAAGGACGCGCCGAGGTGGTTTCAGCTGTACTGGAGCACTGACGACGACGTGACCCGCTCGTTCGTGAAGCGGGCCGAGGCGTGCGGTTGCGAAGCGATCGTCTTGACGCTCGACACGACCTTGCTGGGATGGCGTCCACGCGACTTGAACCTCGGGAGCCTGCCGTTTCTGCGCGGACAAGGCATCGCCCAGTACCTCAGCGACCCCGTGTTTCGCGCTCGCCTCGATCGGGAGGACGCCTCGCCGAGCGAGTCGCCGCCGCGCTCCCCGGCGCTCGCGCTCGTCGCCCGCGACCTCGTAGTCAAAGGCCGTCAATTCGACCTCGACTTGAAGAAAATGCGCGCCGCCGTGGCCCGTTTCGTCGGAACATACTCGCGTCCTGATTTGAGCTGGGACGACGTGAGCCGCCTGCGCGAGATGACGCGCCTTCCGATCCTCCTCAAAGGCGTTCTTCATGGCGACGACGCGCGCGAAGCGGTTGGGCGAGGCGTGAACGGCCTCATCGTCTCGAACCACGGCGGACGACAAATCGACGGCGAGGTCGCCGCGCTCGACGCCTTGCCCGACGTCGTCGAGGCCGCCGGGGCCGCGCCCGTCTTGTTCGATTCGGGCGTGCGGTCGGGCGCCGACGTCTTCAAGGCGCTCGCGCTCGGCGCGCGGGCCGTCCTGCTCGGCCGACCGTACGTCTACGGCCTTGCCCTCGCCGGAGCCGACGGAGTGCGCGACGTCATCGAGAACGTGCTCGCCGAGCTCGACTTGACGATGGGCCTCGCGGGCTGCGGCTCGCTCGCCGACGTGAACCGCGCGATGGTGAGAAGCTCGTCTTCCTGAGTTTGGAAGGCCGCGCGATTTCGTGAGGAACTCGGGGGGAGGGTGTTGACCGAGCGTCACTCTCGCGAAGCGAACTCTTCTCTGCGGAAAGGGGAGAGGAGGGGCCTTCAGAGTTGCGCGACGGCTTCTCTCAGGACGTTCGCGCTGTGCTCCAGCGCCTGCTCTTCTTCCCCGGACAGGAGTGGTTCGAGCGTCTCCAGAACGCCGTCGCCGCCCACGATTCTCGGAAGGGAGAGGCTCACGCCGTACTTCGTCGGGCCGCTCACGGTGAGGACGGCGCGGCGGTCGCGCACGACGGCCTCGGCGATGCGCGCGAGGGCCGCGCCGACGCCGTAATACGTCGCTTGCTTGCCGGAGATGATCTCAGCGGCGGCGCGACGCACGCCGTGGTCGATCTCGGCTTTCACGTCGTCGTTCCACGGCGTGCCGCGCCGAGCGAAGAAATCCGGCACGGTGATGCCCGCGATGGAGGCGCTCGACCACGCGAGGACTTCCGAGTCGCCGTGCTCTCCGAGGACGTACGCGTGGACGTTTTGCGGATCGACGTCGGCGCGCTCGGCGACGAGCGCGCGGAAGCGGGCGGAGTCGAGGACGGTGCCCGACCCGATGACGCGCTGGGCGTTCCCCGCGATTTGCACGGTGAGGTCCGTCATGACGTCCACGGGATTCGTGGCGACGAGCAGCACGGCGTCGGGCGCGAACTTCAAGACGCTCGGCACGACGTCCTCGAAGATCTTCTTATTGCGCCCCAGAAGTTGCAGCCGCGTTTCGCCCGGTTGCTGGTTGACGCCCGCCGCTAGAACGACGAGGCGCGCGTCCGCGAGCGCTTCGTAGCCGCCGCTGGAGACGCGCACGGCGTGGCTGACGGGCGAGGCGTGCGCGATGTCCGCC encodes the following:
- a CDS encoding thioesterase family protein, encoding MQVIPDGFTQTLTVLVTNEMTVHFEELGRIHPVYATYWMAKHFEEAGRKIILPFLEQGEQGIGFEVNVKHLASALPGMTVTVTATFERQEGRRVYAAMQAVSSLGDVIGTGTTTQVILPQASIDENFEALRRRFENA
- a CDS encoding lactate 2-monooxygenase yields the protein MSLGRSRQTRLYVRGLGGEKPRVPTDFARLERAAHEKMTPRGYAYVAGGAGLETTMRANRAAFERYTIVPRVLRGLDRRDSSVTLFGRTLPSPLLLAPIGVLEAAHSEADLAVAKASAATGVPFVFSSQASSPMEACAKVMKDAPRWFQLYWSTDDDVTRSFVKRAEACGCEAIVLTLDTTLLGWRPRDLNLGSLPFLRGQGIAQYLSDPVFRARLDREDASPSESPPRSPALALVARDLVVKGRQFDLDLKKMRAAVARFVGTYSRPDLSWDDVSRLREMTRLPILLKGVLHGDDAREAVGRGVNGLIVSNHGGRQIDGEVAALDALPDVVEAAGAAPVLFDSGVRSGADVFKALALGARAVLLGRPYVYGLALAGADGVRDVIENVLAELDLTMGLAGCGSLADVNRAMVRSSSS
- a CDS encoding L-lactate dehydrogenase, with amino-acid sequence MKVGIVGTGFVGATAGYAMVLRGSCTELVFVDKNEARARAEAADIAHASPVSHAVRVSSGGYEALADARLVVLAAGVNQQPGETRLQLLGRNKKIFEDVVPSVLKFAPDAVLLVATNPVDVMTDLTVQIAGNAQRVIGSGTVLDSARFRALVAERADVDPQNVHAYVLGEHGDSEVLAWSSASIAGITVPDFFARRGTPWNDDVKAEIDHGVRRAAAEIISGKQATYYGVGAALARIAEAVVRDRRAVLTVSGPTKYGVSLSLPRIVGGDGVLETLEPLLSGEEEQALEHSANVLREAVAQL
- a CDS encoding NUDIX domain-containing protein, whose translation is MNLSRVLPIKRAAHVYLVQNDHLLLVTERMDDGSIFWGLPGGKAYGGESLADAAVRQVKVETGLDVEDLDFVSLLEGEILSGSKHHTYATFGRFTAKCSGDIHPTDPEVLGAQWVPFADVLNLVRYGPPPEIEERHPLIWIPTRDFLAGNPRTYYPI